In the Caldilineales bacterium genome, one interval contains:
- a CDS encoding amidohydrolase: MLSANFLLTHGLIVTQDAARTVIADGAIAIAGERIAAVGPTAELVGQFQAGEVVDLGGDAVFPGLIDVHTHLFQTASKGLGEAWPVHEWVGEVTAPIAAHIRPEETYLVCLTGCLEHIHSGVTSLIDMSYAATSYELHEANIQAMLDSGLRARYSSIIADYGEFNIPAILLKPIDRFLQEYRRLLAQFPPGDRMAVWPAIGAPWVATDEAMIRARAFSREVGAPMIMHLNENGVDNELIRRRCGKDAIAWLDEIDFLGPDFLAIHCVRMSEDEIRVLAERGVMVAYNPASNMYLGSGIAPMVKMAGAGITVGLGVDGAGSNNSQDMIETLKLAALLQKVGAQDASVIDAQTVLDWATLGGARILGMEDQIGSLEAGKKADLFVLSRNSAKIVPAHDPVTTLVYSAGEENVTMTIADGRVLMRDRVIQHLDEADILRRTQTAALALAARSGANRRLRRFWR; encoded by the coding sequence ATGCTCTCTGCCAACTTCCTTCTCACTCACGGCCTGATCGTCACGCAAGACGCCGCCCGCACTGTCATCGCCGACGGCGCCATCGCCATTGCCGGGGAGCGCATCGCCGCGGTGGGGCCAACAGCAGAACTGGTGGGGCAGTTCCAGGCGGGCGAGGTGGTCGATTTGGGCGGGGATGCCGTCTTCCCCGGCCTGATCGATGTCCACACCCACCTTTTCCAGACCGCCAGCAAGGGCTTGGGCGAGGCGTGGCCGGTGCATGAGTGGGTGGGCGAGGTGACGGCCCCGATCGCCGCCCACATCCGCCCGGAGGAGACGTATCTGGTCTGTCTGACCGGCTGCCTGGAGCACATCCACAGCGGCGTGACCTCGCTGATCGATATGAGCTACGCCGCCACGAGCTATGAATTGCACGAGGCCAACATCCAGGCCATGCTCGATAGCGGCCTGCGGGCGCGCTACAGCAGCATCATCGCCGATTATGGCGAGTTCAACATCCCGGCCATCCTCCTCAAGCCGATCGACCGTTTTCTGCAGGAGTACCGGCGCTTGCTGGCGCAGTTTCCGCCCGGCGACCGCATGGCTGTTTGGCCGGCCATCGGCGCGCCGTGGGTGGCCACCGATGAGGCGATGATCCGGGCGCGGGCCTTCAGCCGCGAGGTGGGCGCGCCCATGATCATGCATCTGAACGAGAACGGGGTGGATAACGAACTGATCCGCCGGCGGTGCGGCAAGGATGCCATTGCCTGGCTGGACGAGATCGATTTTCTCGGCCCCGACTTTCTTGCCATCCACTGCGTGCGCATGAGCGAGGACGAAATCCGGGTGCTGGCCGAGCGGGGGGTGATGGTGGCCTACAACCCGGCCAGCAACATGTACCTGGGTTCCGGGATTGCGCCGATGGTGAAGATGGCCGGCGCCGGCATCACGGTCGGGCTGGGCGTGGATGGCGCCGGCAGCAACAATTCGCAGGATATGATCGAGACGCTGAAGCTGGCGGCGCTGCTGCAAAAAGTCGGGGCGCAGGATGCCTCGGTCATCGACGCGCAGACCGTCTTGGATTGGGCGACGCTGGGCGGGGCCAGGATTCTGGGGATGGAGGACCAGATCGGTTCGCTGGAAGCCGGCAAGAAAGCCGACCTGTTCGTGCTCTCGCGCAATTCAGCCAAGATCGTGCCCGCGCACGACCCCGTGACCACGTTGGTCTATTCGGCAGGCGAGGAGAATGTGACCATGACCATCGCCGATGGCCGCGTGCTGATGCGCGACCGCGTCATCCAGCATCTCGATGAAGCGGACATTCTGCGCCGCACCCAAACCGCGGCCCTGGCCCTGGCCGCTCGCTCCGGCGCCAACCGCCGTTTGCGCCGCTTCTGGCGGTAG
- a CDS encoding GxxExxY protein yields MKHEEITEKIIHAFYRVYNTLGYGFLEKVYENAMAIELRKMGLKVVQQARIVVYYEGEEVGDHNADLLVEDLVIVELKAARVLEDSHEAQLLNYLKATTIEVGLLLNFGPKPQFRRKVYDNELKGDLSWTRPR; encoded by the coding sequence ATGAAACACGAAGAAATCACGGAAAAGATTATTCACGCATTCTATCGGGTGTACAATACGCTTGGTTATGGTTTTCTGGAGAAAGTGTACGAGAATGCAATGGCTATCGAATTGAGAAAGATGGGGTTGAAGGTGGTGCAGCAGGCCAGGATTGTCGTCTACTATGAAGGCGAGGAGGTCGGGGATCACAATGCCGATCTGCTGGTCGAGGACTTGGTCATCGTCGAGCTGAAAGCAGCGCGTGTCTTGGAGGATAGTCACGAAGCGCAGCTGCTCAATTACTTGAAGGCAACCACGATCGAGGTGGGTCTGTTGCTCAATTTCGGCCCGAAACCTCAGTTCAGACGTAAGGTCTATGACAACGAACTCAAAGGCGATCTGAGTTGGACCCGCCCCCGGTAG
- a CDS encoding 2-oxo acid dehydrogenase subunit E2, whose protein sequence is MSTSPRGLPVKETIKLNQLRRVMAQTMKASVEAAALSQVQREIDLTPAQALRAEMEAAGGVRPSLNTVIMAAVARTLPRHPLLNAELVENSILVYDAINLGMAVAVPGGLIVVVIPAAQQLGLAELEAAIADRAERARAGKLRMEDIEGGTFTVSNLGMYGVDGGFPLPRPPEGAILLVGAARPTPWVVEGQVAIRQVARFSLTFDHRFIDGAAAALFLQDLDDVFAGGMM, encoded by the coding sequence ATGTCCACCTCCCCACGTGGCCTGCCGGTCAAAGAAACGATCAAGCTGAACCAGTTGCGCCGGGTGATGGCCCAGACGATGAAGGCCAGCGTCGAGGCCGCCGCCCTCAGCCAGGTGCAGCGCGAGATCGACCTGACCCCGGCCCAGGCGCTGCGCGCGGAGATGGAGGCAGCGGGCGGGGTCAGGCCATCGCTCAATACGGTGATCATGGCGGCCGTGGCCCGCACGCTGCCCCGGCATCCCCTGCTCAACGCCGAACTGGTCGAGAACAGCATCCTGGTCTACGACGCCATCAACCTGGGCATGGCAGTGGCCGTGCCGGGGGGATTGATCGTCGTCGTCATCCCCGCCGCGCAGCAATTGGGCCTGGCCGAGCTGGAAGCGGCCATTGCCGACCGGGCCGAGCGGGCGCGCGCCGGCAAGCTGCGGATGGAAGACATCGAGGGCGGCACCTTCACCGTCAGCAACCTGGGCATGTACGGCGTCGATGGCGGTTTCCCCCTCCCGCGCCCGCCCGAAGGCGCCATCTTGCTGGTGGGCGCGGCCCGGCCCACGCCCTGGGTGGTGGAGGGGCAGGTCGCCATACGCCAGGTCGCCCGCTTCAGCCTCACCTTCGACCATCGCTTCATCGACGGCGCCGCCGCCGCCCTGTTCTTGCAGGATCTGGACGACGTGTTCGCGGGCGGGATGATGTGA
- the mch gene encoding methenyltetrahydromethanopterin cyclohydrolase produces MLSVNLEAMKIVRKILDSPEALGVEVSRFANGSTLIDMGQRARGSWQAGRYFTQVTVGGLGEVSFESFALGRVRLPAVRLAVNRPLEACMGCQVAGWRLVDEPDAPILAGPARTLNTPPDYHVQLSGYRDHHHEGVVTVQMSRPVTEAMAVVMARACGLAPENLYILASRHACLVSTVQVPARGIETAMHRLALEGFDLGCIQQAWCTGPIPPLVEDELQSMGRINDALYYGSAVWLTVDAPDALLETIVPKVVSEVSPLARRPFADLYRDAGYDFHAIPLDAHTPAILHLTNINSGRTFSAGHFDDEVLQRSFFSGSIQPH; encoded by the coding sequence ATGCTAAGCGTCAATCTCGAAGCCATGAAAATCGTGCGCAAGATCCTCGACTCGCCGGAGGCCCTCGGCGTCGAGGTCTCTCGCTTTGCCAATGGCAGCACCCTGATCGACATGGGTCAGCGGGCGCGAGGGAGCTGGCAGGCCGGCCGCTATTTCACGCAGGTGACGGTGGGAGGGCTGGGCGAGGTGAGTTTCGAGAGCTTCGCGCTGGGACGGGTGCGGCTGCCGGCCGTGCGTCTGGCGGTGAATCGGCCGCTGGAAGCCTGCATGGGCTGTCAGGTGGCAGGCTGGCGGCTGGTCGATGAGCCGGATGCACCGATTCTGGCTGGCCCGGCCCGCACCCTCAACACCCCGCCCGATTATCATGTGCAGTTGAGCGGCTACCGCGACCATCATCACGAGGGCGTGGTGACGGTGCAGATGTCGCGGCCTGTGACCGAAGCGATGGCGGTGGTGATGGCGAGGGCATGCGGCCTGGCCCCGGAAAATCTCTACATCCTGGCCTCGCGGCACGCCTGCCTGGTCTCCACCGTCCAGGTGCCGGCCCGCGGGATCGAGACGGCCATGCACCGGTTGGCGCTGGAGGGCTTCGACCTGGGCTGCATCCAACAGGCCTGGTGCACCGGCCCCATCCCGCCCCTGGTCGAGGACGAGTTGCAGTCGATGGGGCGGATCAACGACGCCCTTTACTACGGCAGCGCGGTCTGGCTAACTGTCGATGCGCCGGACGCGCTGCTCGAGACGATCGTCCCCAAAGTGGTCAGCGAGGTCTCGCCGCTGGCTCGCCGGCCCTTTGCCGACCTGTACCGCGACGCCGGCTATGATTTCCATGCCATCCCGCTCGACGCTCACACCCCCGCCATCCTCCACCTGACCAACATCAACAGCGGCCGCACTTTTTCGGCCGGTCATTTCGACGACGAAGTATTGCAGAGATCGTTCTTCTCCGGCAGTATCCAGCCGCACTGA
- a CDS encoding aldehyde dehydrogenase family protein, translating into MNPQPLSASTTRFLAQSPFKLLIGGEWTPAAADETYTSINPSDGSALAHLASAGVADVERAVQAARRAFEGGWADMLPRERERLLRRWADLIAAHADELAEIESLDNGKPIRHTRAIDGRVAANLLYHFAGWPSKMTGYTAPVSIPNHFVYTRREPLGVAAIIIPWNYPLIHGMQKVSPALACGNTVILKPAQLASLPLLRLGELALEAGLPPGVFNIITGRGSLIGQALAAHPGVNKIQVTGSTAVGRSVIQASAGNLKRLALELGSKAPNIIFADADLDAAIAGGFRAGFGNSGQSCVAGARLFVQRPVFDQVLDGLLARIRAAQIGHALDPATELGPIVDQVQTETILRYIQSGVDEGATLVCGGKRMTEGEFGRGFYIEPTVFIDVRDDMLISRDEIFGPVLPVYAFEGEAEVIARANDTEYGLAAGVWTRDVGRAHRVAAGIKSGAVWVNTYDMFDGASPFGGFKGSGYGRDNGLEVLEAYTEVKAVWIRTSEA; encoded by the coding sequence ATGAATCCCCAACCCCTTTCCGCCTCGACCACTCGCTTCCTTGCCCAATCACCGTTCAAGCTGCTGATCGGCGGCGAATGGACGCCCGCCGCCGCTGACGAGACCTACACCAGCATCAACCCCTCCGATGGTTCGGCCCTGGCTCACCTGGCCTCGGCCGGCGTGGCCGATGTCGAACGAGCGGTGCAGGCCGCGCGGCGCGCCTTCGAGGGCGGCTGGGCCGACATGCTCCCGCGCGAGCGCGAGCGATTGCTGCGGCGCTGGGCCGACCTCATCGCCGCCCACGCCGACGAACTGGCCGAGATCGAATCGTTGGACAACGGCAAGCCCATCCGCCACACGCGGGCCATCGATGGTCGCGTGGCCGCCAACCTGCTCTATCATTTTGCCGGCTGGCCCAGCAAGATGACCGGCTACACCGCCCCGGTCTCGATCCCCAACCATTTCGTCTACACCCGCCGCGAGCCGCTCGGCGTCGCCGCCATCATCATCCCCTGGAACTACCCGCTCATCCACGGCATGCAAAAGGTGTCCCCGGCCCTGGCCTGCGGCAACACTGTCATCCTCAAACCGGCGCAACTGGCCTCGTTGCCGTTGCTGCGCCTGGGCGAGCTGGCCCTGGAGGCCGGGCTGCCGCCGGGCGTGTTCAACATCATCACCGGCCGAGGTTCGCTCATCGGCCAGGCATTGGCGGCGCATCCGGGCGTGAACAAAATCCAGGTCACAGGTTCGACGGCGGTGGGGCGCAGTGTGATCCAGGCTTCGGCCGGCAATCTCAAGCGGCTGGCGCTGGAACTGGGCAGCAAAGCCCCGAACATCATCTTCGCCGACGCCGACCTGGATGCCGCCATCGCCGGCGGCTTCCGGGCGGGTTTCGGCAACAGCGGCCAGAGCTGCGTGGCCGGGGCGCGGCTGTTCGTGCAGCGTCCGGTCTTCGACCAGGTGTTGGATGGCCTGCTGGCGCGCATCCGGGCGGCCCAGATCGGCCACGCCCTCGACCCGGCCACCGAGCTTGGCCCCATCGTCGATCAAGTCCAGACCGAAACGATCCTGCGCTACATCCAGAGCGGCGTCGATGAGGGCGCCACACTGGTTTGCGGCGGCAAGCGTATGACCGAGGGCGAGTTCGGTCGCGGCTTCTACATCGAGCCGACGGTCTTCATCGATGTGCGCGATGACATGCTGATTTCCCGCGACGAGATCTTCGGACCGGTGCTGCCGGTCTACGCCTTCGAGGGCGAGGCCGAGGTCATCGCCCGCGCCAACGACACCGAGTACGGTCTGGCGGCGGGCGTATGGACGCGGGACGTGGGTCGGGCGCACCGCGTGGCGGCGGGGATCAAGTCGGGTGCGGTCTGGGTCAACACCTACGATATGTTCGACGGCGCCTCGCCTTTCGGTGGCTTCAAGGGCAGCGGCTATGGTCGCGACAACGGCCTGGAGGTGCTGGAAGCGTATACGGAGGTGAAGGCGGTGTGGATCAGGACGAGTGAGGCGTGA
- a CDS encoding biotin attachment protein, with product MAIEVILPKWGLTMEVGTLREWRKSEGDRVEAGEVIAEVETEKITNELEAPVGGVIGKILVEAGTEEVEVGTVLCLIEEG from the coding sequence ATGGCTATCGAGGTCATTTTGCCCAAATGGGGCCTGACGATGGAAGTAGGAACGTTGCGCGAGTGGCGCAAGAGCGAGGGCGACCGCGTGGAGGCGGGCGAGGTGATCGCGGAGGTGGAGACCGAGAAGATCACGAACGAACTGGAAGCGCCGGTCGGCGGTGTGATCGGCAAAATCCTGGTGGAAGCCGGAACCGAGGAGGTGGAGGTGGGGACGGTTTTGTGTCTGATCGAAGAAGGCTAA
- a CDS encoding SDR family oxidoreductase: protein MQRFIGSVVVITGAARGIGQAMALRLAQEGARVAVLDLADLSQTAALCRQAGAEVIARTLDVSRRADILAAVEAILAAWGRLDVWVNNAGVFDDTPLAELSEDRWQQVIDVNTKAMFLCCQAVAPTMLAQGRGRIVNLSSMAAKVAFPNEVAYCSSKAAVLGLTRALAVELGPHGITVNAICPGPIDTDMLTHTYQRLADQNGVTLADWRARILETIPVGRYGRPADVAALAAFLASDDASFINGQAINIDGGMVFY from the coding sequence ATGCAACGTTTCATCGGTAGTGTCGTCGTCATCACCGGCGCGGCGCGCGGGATTGGCCAAGCCATGGCCCTGCGCCTGGCCCAGGAAGGGGCGCGGGTGGCCGTGCTCGACCTGGCCGACCTCAGCCAGACGGCGGCGCTGTGCCGCCAGGCCGGGGCGGAGGTCATCGCCCGGACGCTGGATGTGTCGCGTCGCGCCGACATCCTGGCCGCGGTGGAGGCGATTCTGGCCGCGTGGGGCCGGCTCGATGTGTGGGTGAACAATGCCGGCGTCTTCGATGACACGCCGCTGGCCGAGCTGAGCGAGGATCGCTGGCAGCAGGTCATCGACGTGAACACCAAAGCCATGTTCCTCTGCTGCCAGGCCGTGGCGCCCACGATGCTGGCGCAGGGCCGGGGCCGCATCGTCAACCTCTCCTCGATGGCGGCCAAAGTTGCCTTCCCCAATGAAGTCGCCTACTGTTCCTCCAAGGCGGCGGTGCTGGGCCTGACCCGCGCCCTGGCCGTCGAACTCGGCCCGCACGGCATCACCGTCAACGCCATCTGCCCCGGCCCCATCGACACCGACATGCTGACCCACACCTACCAGCGCCTGGCCGACCAGAACGGCGTCACCCTGGCCGACTGGCGCGCCCGCATCCTCGAGACCATCCCCGTCGGCCGCTACGGCCGCCCCGCCGATGTTGCTGCTCTGGCCGCCTTCCTGGCCTCGGACGACGCCTCCTTCATCAACGGCCAGGCCATCAACATCGATGGCGGCATGGTGTTCTATTGA
- a CDS encoding SDR family oxidoreductase, whose product MSNYQRFSDQVVIVTGASQGIGQATAVAFAREGAHVIVNYYASEERARETLAAIEQEGGRGTLVRADVGDLAGCEQLVEAAEAAGPVKVLVNNAAGFSRAHFLDVPIEEFDRVWRINVRGVYYLSQLAARRMAERGQGSIIHVSSILARLAVPTRSAYCASKGAVEALTRAMALDLAPHGIRVNAVSPGLIETQAMLAGFPSQEMLDEVRRHIPSRRFGAPEEMAAAILFLASDQASYINGIVLPVDSALGAREAGPVRK is encoded by the coding sequence ATGTCAAACTACCAACGCTTCTCCGATCAGGTCGTCATCGTTACCGGCGCCTCGCAGGGCATCGGCCAGGCGACGGCCGTGGCTTTTGCCCGCGAGGGCGCGCACGTCATCGTCAATTACTATGCCAGCGAGGAGAGGGCGCGGGAGACGCTCGCCGCCATCGAGCAGGAAGGCGGGCGGGGGACGCTGGTGCGGGCGGATGTCGGCGACCTGGCCGGCTGCGAGCAACTGGTCGAGGCCGCCGAAGCGGCCGGGCCGGTGAAGGTTCTGGTCAACAACGCCGCCGGTTTCAGCCGCGCCCATTTCCTGGATGTCCCCATCGAGGAATTCGACCGCGTGTGGCGCATCAATGTACGCGGGGTGTACTACCTCAGCCAACTGGCGGCCCGGCGCATGGCCGAGCGCGGGCAGGGCAGCATCATCCATGTCAGTTCCATCCTCGCCCGGCTGGCCGTGCCCACCCGCTCGGCCTACTGCGCCAGCAAAGGCGCGGTCGAGGCCCTCACCCGGGCCATGGCCCTCGACCTGGCCCCGCACGGCATCCGGGTCAACGCCGTCTCGCCCGGCCTGATCGAGACCCAGGCCATGCTGGCCGGTTTCCCCAGCCAGGAAATGCTCGATGAAGTGCGCCGCCACATCCCCTCCCGGCGCTTTGGCGCCCCCGAGGAGATGGCCGCTGCCATCCTCTTCCTTGCCTCCGACCAGGCTTCCTACATCAACGGCATCGTCTTGCCGGTAGACAGCGCCCTCGGCGCCCGCGAAGCCGGGCCGGTGCGAAAGTGA
- a CDS encoding alpha-ketoacid dehydrogenase subunit beta, translating into MKRMSFVQALNEALDIKMAEDPAVFLLGEDIGHMGGDFGVTRGLFQKYGAERVRDTPLSEAAIIGSAVGAAMVGMRPVPEIMFADFLGTCYDQIVNNAAKMHYMFDGQFKAPVVIRTAAGGGFGGGPHHSQSVEGWFMNVPGLVIVGPSTPYDAKGLLIASIEDDNPILFLEHKALYRVRGEVEEGKYTVPLRRAAIARAGTDVTVVASMKMTHEALAAAEELAADGISVEVVDLRTLRPWDEETVLSSVAKTGRAVVANEAPKMGGLGADVSAVISEEAFSRLKAPVRRVCGLDTPIPFSLPLEKIILPDKEDVKRAVREVVDF; encoded by the coding sequence ATGAAACGCATGAGTTTTGTGCAGGCGCTGAACGAGGCGCTTGACATCAAGATGGCTGAGGACCCGGCCGTGTTTCTGCTCGGCGAGGATATCGGGCACATGGGCGGCGATTTTGGCGTCACGCGCGGGTTGTTCCAGAAGTACGGGGCCGAACGCGTGCGCGATACGCCCCTGTCAGAGGCGGCGATCATCGGTTCGGCCGTGGGCGCGGCCATGGTGGGTATGCGCCCGGTGCCGGAGATCATGTTCGCCGATTTTCTGGGCACGTGTTACGATCAGATCGTGAACAACGCCGCCAAGATGCACTACATGTTCGACGGCCAATTCAAGGCCCCGGTCGTGATCCGCACCGCCGCCGGCGGCGGCTTTGGCGGCGGGCCGCATCATTCGCAATCGGTGGAGGGCTGGTTCATGAATGTGCCCGGCCTGGTGATCGTCGGCCCGTCCACGCCCTACGATGCCAAGGGCCTGCTGATCGCCAGCATCGAGGACGACAATCCCATCTTGTTCCTGGAACACAAGGCGCTGTACCGCGTCCGCGGCGAGGTGGAGGAAGGCAAGTACACTGTGCCCCTGCGCCGGGCCGCCATCGCCCGCGCCGGCACAGATGTGACCGTGGTGGCCAGCATGAAGATGACGCACGAGGCCCTGGCCGCCGCCGAAGAGCTGGCCGCCGACGGCATCTCGGTCGAAGTGGTGGATTTGCGGACGCTGCGGCCCTGGGACGAGGAGACCGTGCTGAGTTCGGTGGCCAAAACGGGCCGGGCGGTGGTGGCCAACGAAGCCCCGAAAATGGGCGGGCTGGGCGCCGATGTCAGCGCCGTCATCTCGGAAGAGGCGTTTTCCAGGCTGAAAGCGCCGGTGCGCCGCGTTTGCGGCCTCGATACGCCGATCCCCTTCTCCCTGCCGCTGGAAAAGATCATCCTGCCTGATAAGGAGGATGTCAAGAGAGCGGTGAGGGAGGTTGTCGATTTTTAG
- a CDS encoding cyclodeaminase/cyclohydrolase family protein: MSASKPITELTARESAAHISSRHHAMAGATIALSAAAACALGEACIGISRRHHDDNEQVLAGPVAERLAAIRRRLLALADEDGEAITVFVALREAGNELEGQDRLCQLPLEMGRLAGEAGALLQEFRPLVRVVQDDLEMAFTLLTGAARAAALLLDSNLRLWPDPALLALHEPNLANLRAHLQTLHPAARIRP, from the coding sequence ATGTCCGCTTCCAAGCCGATCACCGAACTGACCGCTCGTGAGAGTGCCGCCCACATCAGCAGCCGCCACCATGCCATGGCCGGGGCGACGATTGCCCTCTCGGCTGCCGCCGCCTGCGCCCTCGGCGAAGCCTGCATCGGCATCAGCCGCCGGCATCATGACGACAACGAACAGGTGCTGGCCGGGCCGGTCGCCGAGCGGCTGGCCGCCATCCGCCGCCGCCTGCTGGCCCTGGCCGATGAAGATGGCGAGGCCATCACCGTCTTCGTGGCCCTGCGCGAGGCCGGGAACGAACTGGAAGGCCAGGACCGGCTTTGCCAGCTGCCCCTGGAGATGGGCCGGCTGGCGGGCGAGGCGGGGGCGCTCTTGCAGGAGTTTCGCCCGCTCGTGCGCGTCGTCCAGGATGACCTGGAGATGGCCTTTACCCTGCTGACGGGCGCCGCCCGCGCCGCCGCCCTCCTGCTCGATTCCAACCTGCGTCTCTGGCCCGACCCTGCCCTCCTCGCCTTGCACGAGCCAAACCTGGCCAACCTGCGCGCCCACCTCCAGACCCTGCACCCCGCCGCCCGCATTCGTCCCTAA
- a CDS encoding thiamine pyrophosphate-dependent dehydrogenase E1 component subunit alpha — protein MTIDPQVLLDLYRDMWIVRSFEFGLEREFKKGNVPGMLHTGVGQEAVQSAIAAALRHTDAFFPDHRCHGLLVLAGTPGQKIMAELFGKATGVCSGKGGSLHSADPAVGNYGDNAVEGSMMATALGVALGFQMQGRDDLAAVIVGDGTSGRGEWHESLNLAATWKLPVLYCCVNNGYAISTAVGKSHATADLYEFAAAYKMPSVQVDGNDVVAAYEITQRAVEHIRAGGGPYFVEYKTWRWQGIFSGEFRPPEEVRYWKEEHEPIKVARERILTAGIAGESQLDQIKAEVEAEVEGWIAFALASPPPDPAKATANVYVGWEVEGRK, from the coding sequence ATGACGATTGACCCCCAAGTTCTGCTCGATCTCTATCGAGATATGTGGATCGTGCGCTCCTTCGAGTTCGGCCTGGAGCGCGAGTTCAAGAAGGGCAATGTGCCCGGCATGTTGCACACCGGCGTCGGCCAGGAAGCCGTACAGTCCGCCATCGCCGCCGCTCTGCGCCACACCGACGCCTTCTTCCCCGACCATCGCTGCCACGGGCTGCTGGTGTTGGCCGGCACGCCGGGCCAGAAGATCATGGCCGAGTTGTTCGGCAAGGCCACGGGCGTGTGCAGCGGCAAGGGCGGCTCGCTCCATTCCGCCGACCCGGCCGTGGGCAATTACGGCGACAACGCCGTGGAAGGTTCGATGATGGCGACGGCGCTGGGTGTGGCCCTGGGCTTCCAGATGCAGGGCCGCGATGATCTGGCGGCGGTGATCGTCGGCGACGGCACTTCGGGCCGCGGCGAATGGCACGAGAGCCTGAATCTGGCCGCCACCTGGAAGCTGCCGGTGCTGTATTGCTGCGTCAACAACGGCTATGCCATCTCCACCGCCGTCGGCAAAAGCCACGCCACCGCCGATCTGTACGAGTTCGCCGCCGCCTACAAGATGCCATCGGTGCAAGTGGATGGCAATGATGTGGTCGCCGCCTACGAGATCACGCAGCGGGCAGTCGAGCACATTCGCGCCGGCGGCGGGCCGTATTTCGTGGAATACAAGACCTGGCGCTGGCAGGGCATCTTCAGCGGCGAGTTCCGCCCACCGGAAGAGGTGCGCTATTGGAAGGAAGAACATGAGCCGATCAAAGTGGCGCGCGAGCGCATCCTGACGGCCGGCATCGCCGGCGAGAGCCAACTCGACCAGATCAAAGCCGAGGTGGAGGCGGAGGTGGAGGGGTGGATCGCCTTCGCCCTGGCCAGCCCGCCACCCGATCCGGCCAAAGCCACCGCCAATGTCTACGTAGGCTGGGAAGTGGAGGGACGCAAATGA
- a CDS encoding iron-containing alcohol dehydrogenase, with translation MSFTYHLPTKIIFGQPALEALRAELAALQAERVLLVSDAGLARIGLVEQFRAGLSDDGRQVGAFADIGTNPTTAEVTAGLAQAQDLNSQAIVALGGGSAIDVAKAIAMLMANGGSYADYQWGGKAISQRSLPLLATPTTAGTGSEVTKVAVIVDPERPFKKGVLNPLMFPHAAIIDPELTRSLPLLLTAATGMDAFSHALESYTGRRANPYTDQFALAALETIGWALPRAVTDGNDMQAREAMMLAAVWAGTAMDHAGLGLIHSLSGPLTGALHLHHGLANAILLPHVLRFNLPAIPPDRRRRLNTITGLAADAPGETLVDHLVGFLRGLGLTARLDEVSDLSGLSDFSGLAADTLRMAMTPNNPRTVTAGDVETILAQLTAASPDSL, from the coding sequence ATGTCCTTCACCTACCACCTCCCCACCAAAATCATCTTCGGCCAACCCGCCCTCGAGGCCCTGCGCGCAGAATTGGCGGCGCTGCAAGCCGAACGGGTGCTGTTGGTCAGCGACGCCGGCCTGGCCCGGATCGGGCTGGTCGAGCAGTTTCGCGCCGGGCTGAGCGATGACGGCCGTCAGGTCGGCGCCTTTGCCGACATCGGCACCAATCCCACTACAGCCGAGGTGACGGCAGGCCTGGCGCAAGCGCAAGACCTGAACAGCCAGGCGATCGTGGCCCTGGGCGGGGGCAGCGCCATCGACGTGGCCAAGGCCATTGCCATGCTGATGGCGAACGGCGGCAGCTACGCCGACTACCAGTGGGGCGGGAAGGCGATCAGCCAACGCAGTCTGCCGCTGCTGGCCACACCCACCACCGCCGGCACCGGCAGCGAAGTGACCAAAGTGGCGGTGATCGTCGATCCCGAACGACCGTTCAAGAAAGGCGTGCTCAACCCGCTCATGTTTCCCCACGCCGCCATCATCGACCCTGAACTGACGCGCTCGTTGCCGCTGCTGCTCACCGCCGCCACCGGTATGGATGCCTTCAGCCATGCCCTCGAGTCGTACACCGGCCGCCGCGCCAACCCGTACACCGACCAATTCGCCCTCGCCGCCCTGGAGACGATCGGGTGGGCGTTGCCCCGCGCCGTGACCGACGGCAACGACATGCAGGCGCGCGAGGCGATGATGTTGGCGGCGGTATGGGCGGGCACGGCCATGGATCACGCCGGGCTTGGCTTGATCCACTCACTCTCTGGCCCGCTCACCGGCGCCCTGCACCTGCACCACGGCCTGGCGAACGCCATCCTCCTGCCCCATGTCCTCCGCTTCAACCTCCCCGCCATCCCGCCCGACCGCCGTCGCCGCCTGAACACCATCACCGGTCTGGCAGCCGACGCCCCCGGCGAAACTCTGGTCGATCACCTGGTCGGGTTCCTCCGCGGGCTGGGCCTGACCGCACGGCTGGATGAAGTCTCGGACCTTTCAGGTCTGAGCGACTTTTCAGGTCTTGCCGCCGACACCCTGCGCATGGCGATGACACCGAACAACCCGCGCACCGTCACCGCCGGCGATGTGGAAACCATCCTCGCCCAACTCACAGCCGCATCACCCGACAGCCTATGA